In the Balaenoptera acutorostrata chromosome 7, mBalAcu1.1, whole genome shotgun sequence genome, one interval contains:
- the SMKR1 gene encoding small lysine-rich protein 1 — protein sequence MPGKGKRKGRGKSHGKKQKKPEVDIFSPAAMLNLYYIVHNVAGCLHLRGFRWPGATKSKKGENKT from the exons ATG CCaggtaaagggaaaagaaaaggccgAGGCAAGTCCCATGGGAAAAAGCAGAAGAAACCGGAAGTGGACATCTTCAGCCCCGCCGCGATGCTGAACCTCTACTACATCGTCCACAACGTCGCCGGCTGCCTGCACCTGCGCGGCTTCCGCTGGCCAGGCGCTACCAAGTCAAAGAAGGGGGAAAACAAGACTTAA